One Edaphobacter flagellatus genomic region harbors:
- a CDS encoding HEAT repeat domain-containing protein: MIIPRSRLLSFAILIALTRIGYPQASLDQAWTVLQAGLSDKNTESRAAAVRLLGLLPEEQKAPQFALEALKDEKPEVREAATDALGRLKAKSAIPQLTEVIQHDKEAPVVLGAARALIAMDDSLGYGVFYAVLTGEKKSGGGLMEDQKKMLKDPQKLAQFGFEQGVGFVPFGGLGLTVVRSLTKDDVSPIRAAAARILAADPDPKSLAALEAACRDNSWQVQVAALAAIAQRGDPGTRSTVEMYLDNPKEIVRYTAAAALIHLNDLPTRKPIRSSTQKKRQAK, from the coding sequence ATGATCATCCCGCGCTCCCGACTGCTTTCCTTCGCCATACTGATCGCCCTCACTCGAATCGGCTACCCGCAGGCATCCCTCGATCAGGCATGGACAGTACTGCAGGCTGGCCTGTCCGACAAGAACACCGAAAGCCGCGCCGCCGCCGTCCGGCTTCTCGGTTTGCTGCCGGAGGAACAGAAAGCACCGCAATTCGCGCTCGAAGCACTCAAGGACGAGAAGCCCGAAGTACGCGAAGCAGCCACCGATGCCCTCGGCCGCCTTAAGGCAAAGTCCGCCATCCCCCAACTCACCGAAGTCATTCAGCACGATAAGGAAGCTCCCGTTGTACTGGGAGCAGCGCGTGCTCTTATCGCGATGGACGACTCCCTGGGCTACGGCGTCTTCTACGCCGTACTGACCGGCGAGAAAAAGAGCGGTGGTGGCTTGATGGAAGATCAGAAAAAGATGCTCAAGGATCCGCAGAAGCTCGCTCAATTTGGATTTGAACAAGGTGTAGGTTTTGTTCCCTTCGGCGGCCTGGGCCTGACCGTCGTTCGCTCGCTCACCAAAGATGATGTTTCGCCGATACGAGCTGCCGCAGCCAGAATACTGGCCGCAGATCCCGACCCGAAATCTCTCGCCGCCCTTGAAGCAGCATGCAGAGACAATAGCTGGCAGGTTCAGGTTGCGGCCCTGGCCGCCATCGCGCAGCGAGGCGATCCAGGCACGCGAAGCACCGTAGAAATGTACCTCGACAACCCGAAAGAGATCGTTCGTTATACCGCAGCCGCTGCGTTGATTCACCTCAACGATCTGCCCACCCGGAAGCCAATCCGTAGCAGCACGCAAAAGAAACGGCAGGCAAAGTAA
- a CDS encoding N-acetylmannosamine-6-phosphate 2-epimerase, which translates to MAFDPTKQTAASLLGRLKGKLIVSCQADRGDPMDHAETIIRLAAAVLRGGAEGLRAEGAERIRAFRALSPAPILGMAKTWDAQGEVYITPTFALARDVNDAGADMIALDCTRRRLSEAEPWPEMVKRIQIELQRPVLGDIASLEDGIMAEEAGVDAIATTLYGYTAETAGKRSFNWDLLEALVARLRIPVFAEGHIEQPEEVQRALKLGAHAVVVGSAITRPEKITARFVAATRL; encoded by the coding sequence ATGGCATTCGATCCCACGAAGCAAACAGCGGCGTCCCTGCTTGGCAGGCTCAAAGGAAAGTTGATTGTCTCTTGTCAGGCGGATCGTGGCGATCCGATGGATCACGCCGAGACGATAATCCGGCTGGCTGCTGCGGTGCTGCGTGGTGGGGCGGAAGGTCTTCGCGCTGAGGGAGCTGAACGGATTCGTGCTTTTCGGGCGCTCTCTCCGGCGCCGATTCTTGGCATGGCGAAGACGTGGGATGCGCAAGGCGAGGTCTACATTACTCCTACGTTTGCGTTGGCCCGGGATGTAAACGATGCCGGTGCCGATATGATTGCGCTGGACTGTACGCGTCGCCGTTTGAGCGAGGCTGAGCCGTGGCCGGAGATGGTGAAGCGCATTCAGATAGAGCTGCAGAGACCCGTGCTGGGAGATATTGCATCGTTAGAGGACGGGATTATGGCAGAGGAAGCAGGGGTGGATGCGATTGCGACAACACTCTACGGATATACCGCGGAGACTGCCGGCAAACGCAGCTTTAACTGGGATTTGCTTGAGGCTCTGGTGGCGAGACTCCGCATCCCGGTTTTTGCCGAAGGGCATATCGAACAACCGGAGGAAGTGCAGCGCGCCCTAAAGCTAGGGGCACATGCTGTGGTGGTGGGTTCGGCTATTACGCGTCCGGAGAAGATCACGGCGCGCTTCGTTGCGGCGACTCGGTTGTAA
- a CDS encoding GntR family transcriptional regulator: MPDHHRAKTQARPATEVHPLDKHGFVPLYYQIQRVLMEKIQSGALAEGDLLASEEELARSYQVSRMTARQALHGLKSRGYAHSQKGRGTFVTRPKMEKNIMHLRGFTEDMKQRGMVPSSKLLEQTVIQATDELAETLRIEPAASVMKLRRLRLADDIPMALEESHIPLSPFPHLERINFAKQSLYYTLREDYGVRVAWADETIEALPATKEESELLTIPRRASVLSISRVIITTEQVPIEIACSRYRGDRYRALIRVPTTTIE, from the coding sequence ATGCCAGACCATCACAGAGCAAAAACTCAGGCACGGCCAGCCACCGAAGTGCACCCACTCGACAAGCACGGGTTTGTCCCCCTCTACTACCAGATTCAGCGCGTACTCATGGAGAAGATTCAATCCGGCGCCCTCGCCGAGGGCGACCTGCTGGCCTCCGAAGAAGAGCTCGCACGCTCCTATCAGGTCAGCCGGATGACTGCCCGTCAGGCTCTGCATGGCCTCAAGTCACGAGGCTACGCCCACAGCCAGAAAGGCCGTGGAACCTTTGTTACCCGGCCAAAGATGGAAAAAAACATCATGCACCTGCGCGGCTTTACCGAAGATATGAAGCAGCGCGGCATGGTACCCAGCTCAAAGCTGCTGGAGCAGACCGTCATCCAGGCAACCGACGAACTCGCCGAAACACTCAGGATTGAGCCGGCAGCCTCCGTCATGAAGCTCCGCCGCCTACGGCTTGCAGACGACATCCCAATGGCTCTCGAAGAATCCCATATTCCTCTCAGCCCCTTCCCTCATCTCGAACGCATCAACTTTGCGAAGCAGTCTCTCTACTACACCCTTCGCGAAGACTATGGTGTTCGTGTCGCCTGGGCCGACGAGACCATCGAAGCGCTGCCGGCCACCAAAGAAGAATCCGAGCTGCTGACCATTCCCCGCCGCGCCAGCGTTCTCTCCATCTCACGTGTCATCATTACAACCGAACAAGTCCCGATCGAAATCGCGTGCTCTCGATATCGTGGCGATCGCTATCGAGCATTGATCCGTGTTCCAACAACAACCATCGAATAA